In Vespula vulgaris unplaced genomic scaffold, iyVesVulg1.1, whole genome shotgun sequence, a single genomic region encodes these proteins:
- the LOC127072490 gene encoding carnitine O-acetyltransferase-like, producing the protein MIYFSPNHYGSAGLRRFKNARTECIRWTSTESVSFAKAMSKDGCVDRHLFGLKMIASIESMCLPELYKDVAYIKSTYYDLTTSQVPHKTSSFMCYGPVVPEGYGCCYNPRENDILFRCSPFKSSTKADATQFANTLKETLCRMRNLCNV; encoded by the exons atgatttactTTTCACCTAATCATTATGGAAGCGCTGGAttaagaagatttaaaaatgcaaggaCAGAATGTATCAGATGGACTAGCACCGAATCTGTGTCATTTGCAAAAGCCATGAGTAAAGATGGAT GTGTCGATAGGCACTTATTTGGTTTAAAAATGATAGCTTCTATCGAATCAATGTGTCTTCCAGAATTGTATAAGGATGttgcatatattaaaagtacatACTATGATTTAACAACGAGTcaa GTACCTCATAAAACATCGTCATTTATGTGTTACGGTCCGGTTGTACCAGAAGGTTACGGTTGTTGTTATAATCCTCGAGAGAacgatattctctttcgttgctCTCCCTTCAAATCCAGTACAAAAGCAGACGCAACACAATTTGCCAACactttaaaagaaactttgtgtCGGATGAGAAACTTATGTAATGTttga
- the LOC127072509 gene encoding RISC-loading complex subunit tarbp2-like isoform X2, with translation MGKTAIMILQELGMKEGFLPVYTLLRSQTGKQINIFTFKVQYKEFSAIGQALNKKDAKQKAAQNMLILLEDPNDISKTKPLSSSNDIYPDTSSVPALLDSTLMDEDLRNYVGSLQQYCLENKLMQAEYQTTNITGPAHEKVFTMSCTVGSITEEATGTRKKQVKQSVAKKILERLTNTNDPSVANKDECGSSNPFKDCDDLSGIDKDVLNELSLKVDNCKLNETESQANKKKKFLDPNIKSYLGPILPKDVIELQNRHLLFKQYVYNTVCNGSEEKLIEIFNTVKGFKRSFMDIEKYDIVRVTSLEQEILVYIEEKMKLSMEKKIIHSRNPLLKITAFKISNPLDIVQFGAHNSSLVAGAIALVNILDTIIIYLE, from the exons ATGGGTAAAACAGcaataatgattttacaagAGTTAGGAATGAAAGAGGGCTTCTTACCAGTTTACACATTGCTTCGTTCACAAACTGGtaagcaaataaatatatttacttttaaagtACAATATAAAGAGTTCTCAGCAATTGGACAAGctctgaataaaaaagatgcgaAGCAGAAAGCAGCTCAGaatatgttaatattgttGGAAGACCCAAATGACATTTCTAAGACAAAACCACTATCATCTTCAAACGACATTTATCCTGATACTTCATCAGTACCAGCTTTGCTAGATTCAACATTAATGGATGAAGACCTTAGAAATTATGTTGGATCTTTACAA CAATActgtttagaaaataaattaatgcagGCAGAGTATCAAACTACTAATATAACTGGCCCAGCACACGAAAAAGTGTTTACTATGTCCTGTACAGTAGGGTCAATAACTGAAGAAGCAACAGGAACTAGAAAAAAGCAAGTCAAACAAAGTGTAGCAAAAAAGATACTAGAACGTCTCACGAATACTAATGATCCGTCAGTTGCAAACAAAGATGAATGCGGATCTTCTAATCCTTTTAAAGACTGTGACGATTTGTCTGGAATAGACAAAGATGTTCTTAACGAGTTAAGTTTAAAAGTAGATAATTGTAAACTTAACGAAACCGAATCTCAagcgaataagaagaaaaaatttctagatCCAAATATCAAGAGTTACCTAGGACCAATACTTCCAAAGGATGTTATTGAATTACAAAATCGTCATTTGTTATTCAAACAGTACGTTTACAATACTGTTTGTAATGGTAGCgaggaaaaattaattgaaatatttaatactgtcAAAGGCTTTAAGAGAAGTTTTATggatatagagaaatatgaCATCGTAAGAGTAACTTCTCTGGAACAGGAGATTTTAGTATAtattgaagagaaaatgaaattatccatggaaaaaaagattatacatAGCAGGAATCCATTGCTAAAGATAACTGCTTTTAAAATAAGTAATCCTCTAGATATAGTTCAATTTGGAGCACATAACAGTTCGTTGGTTGCAGGAGCAATAGCTCTAGTTAATATTCTTGACacgattataatatacttGGAGTAA